A genome region from Deltaproteobacteria bacterium HGW-Deltaproteobacteria-4 includes the following:
- a CDS encoding ABC transporter ATP-binding protein: protein MNPTPPLVLIRDLSKAYRRGDQIIPVLENLSLDIPAGEFLALMGPSGSGKSTLLNLIAGIDSADSGRLEVGGIDIRPLSERELARWRAGHIGFIFQFYNLIPVLTAFENVELPLLLTDLPRQQRHDHVDLVLGLVGLADRANHYPGQLSGGQQQRVAIARALVADPTIIVADEPTGDLDRHSAEEVLELLEKLVHDFGKTVIMVTHDPRAAEKAHVVRQLEKGVLL, encoded by the coding sequence GTGAACCCCACTCCACCTTTGGTACTGATTCGCGACCTCTCCAAGGCCTATCGGCGCGGCGACCAGATTATCCCCGTCCTGGAGAACCTCTCCCTTGACATCCCGGCCGGGGAATTCCTCGCCCTGATGGGGCCATCGGGCTCAGGGAAGAGCACCCTGCTCAATCTCATCGCCGGCATCGACTCCGCCGATTCCGGCCGCCTTGAAGTCGGCGGCATCGATATCCGTCCCCTCTCGGAACGGGAGCTGGCACGCTGGCGCGCCGGCCACATCGGTTTTATCTTCCAGTTCTATAATCTCATCCCTGTTCTCACCGCCTTTGAAAATGTCGAGCTCCCTCTCCTCCTCACCGATCTCCCCCGACAGCAACGCCACGATCATGTTGATCTCGTCCTTGGTCTCGTCGGCCTGGCCGATCGCGCCAATCACTACCCCGGCCAACTCTCCGGCGGCCAGCAGCAGCGCGTCGCCATTGCCCGGGCTCTCGTCGCCGATCCGACGATTATCGTTGCCGACGAGCCGACCGGCGACCTCGACCGCCACTCTGCCGAAGAGGTGCTGGAGCTGCTGGAGAAGCTGGTGCACGATTTCGGCAAGACGGTGATCATGGTCACCCACGATCCCCGCGCTGCCGAGAAGGCGCATGTGGTGCGACAGCTGGAAAAGGGGGTGCTGTTGTGA
- a CDS encoding efflux RND transporter periplasmic adaptor subunit — protein MANNDLSGLKIETETATVSLLHPSQTLTLLNASGYVVAQRKAAVAAQSTGRLVWLGVEEGSRVTTGQILARLEDREIAAALEQARASFAAAQAAKVEAEAELRDAQRSDQRMRDLLVQGFVAQAEADATLTRLERSRAAVQAATANIAVAAAGVRGAEVALDNTRIRAPFDAVVLTKNADIGDIVTPLGAAANAKSAVVTIADLSSLQIEADVSEANISRIRPGQPCEIILDAIPDQRFRGELVTIVPTADRSKATVMVKVRFAELDPRVLPEMSARVAILDRPLTSAEETPKLVLPPAAVQDDGGRKIVYRLDGTRVRAVPVVLGPTLGDQLEVQSGIVAGEKVVLRPLGKMRDGRRVTQVQP, from the coding sequence ATGGCGAATAACGATCTGAGTGGATTGAAAATCGAGACAGAAACCGCGACGGTCTCCCTCCTCCATCCCTCCCAGACCTTGACCCTCCTCAACGCCAGCGGTTATGTGGTGGCGCAACGCAAGGCAGCGGTGGCGGCGCAGAGTACTGGTCGTCTCGTCTGGCTTGGTGTCGAAGAAGGGAGCCGAGTGACGACCGGACAGATCCTGGCGCGCCTTGAAGACCGGGAAATCGCTGCCGCTCTGGAACAGGCCCGGGCCAGCTTTGCAGCGGCGCAGGCGGCGAAGGTTGAAGCCGAGGCAGAGCTGCGCGATGCGCAGCGGAGTGATCAGCGGATGCGCGACCTCCTGGTGCAGGGTTTTGTTGCCCAGGCGGAGGCGGACGCGACACTGACCCGGCTGGAGCGGAGCCGGGCCGCGGTGCAGGCAGCGACGGCGAATATCGCCGTCGCTGCCGCCGGGGTGCGCGGTGCCGAGGTCGCCCTCGACAATACCCGCATCCGTGCCCCCTTCGATGCCGTGGTTTTGACCAAAAACGCTGATATCGGCGACATCGTCACCCCGCTCGGGGCGGCGGCGAATGCCAAGTCGGCGGTGGTGACCATCGCCGACCTTTCCTCCCTGCAGATCGAAGCCGACGTCTCCGAGGCCAATATCAGTCGTATCCGTCCCGGCCAGCCCTGTGAAATCATTCTCGATGCCATCCCGGACCAGCGTTTTCGCGGCGAACTGGTGACGATCGTCCCGACCGCCGATCGCAGCAAGGCGACGGTGATGGTCAAGGTGCGCTTTGCCGAACTCGACCCCCGCGTTTTGCCGGAGATGAGTGCGCGGGTGGCGATCCTTGACCGGCCGCTGACAAGTGCCGAAGAAACTCCGAAGCTGGTCCTCCCGCCGGCGGCCGTACAGGACGACGGCGGGCGCAAGATCGTTTATCGCCTCGACGGCACGCGGGTGCGGGCGGTTCCTGTCGTCCTCGGCCCGACCCTTGGCGATCAGCTTGAAGTCCAATCCGGAATCGTTGCCGGCGAGAAGGTGGTGCTGCGCCCGCTGGGGAAGATGCGCGACGGCCGGCGGGTGACGCAGGTGCAGCCGTGA
- a CDS encoding response regulator, with protein sequence MKRVLVIEDNEDNLQIITYSLRRAGYEVLSAGTGEEGVAQAIAHRPDFILMDINLPGIDGIEATRRIRASEIEGTIPIVALTSYAMQGDRERILAAGCNGYFEKPFDPLTIVAQIHKVIGVPS encoded by the coding sequence ATGAAGAGGGTCCTGGTCATCGAAGACAATGAAGATAACCTGCAGATCATTACCTACTCCCTGCGGCGAGCCGGTTATGAGGTCCTCAGCGCCGGAACTGGCGAGGAAGGGGTGGCGCAGGCGATCGCCCACCGTCCCGACTTCATCCTCATGGATATCAATCTGCCGGGGATCGACGGCATCGAGGCGACCCGCCGCATTCGCGCCTCGGAGATCGAAGGCACGATTCCGATCGTGGCTCTCACCTCCTATGCCATGCAGGGGGATCGGGAGAGGATCCTCGCTGCCGGCTGCAACGGTTACTTTGAAAAGCCCTTCGACCCCTTGACGATTGTGGCGCAGATTCATAAAGTCATCGGGGTGCCATCATGA
- a CDS encoding hybrid sensor histidine kinase/response regulator — translation MKVLVVDDNADDRYLLRLNLEHQGCTVIEAADGAEGLQLAKDVKPDLIVSDALMPVMDGFQLLRRLKSDEALRTIPFIFYSSVYTDGVEADLAAASGSEAFIIKPRDPQEFWEELQRIMGDREHKKDGMVSISLIGETDFLGQYSQMVATRLEGKVKELEAVKVTLKSSEARFRATFEQAAVGIAHVGIDGRWLMVNDKLCEIIGYSREELLTRSFQEITHDDDLEKNLDSMQQLLADEVKTYSLEKRYHRKDGSLVWINLTVSLVHDDQGEPDYFISVIEAIDDRKKIEAQLRQSQKMESIGTLAGGIAHDFNNILTAIIGYGTMALMKMTEDNPQRLNIEQMISGANRAARLTRDLLLFSRKQPFVREIVDLNEILRKVEPFLLRVIGEDIECKILPQEEPTPVFADDHQIEQVLMNLATNARDAMTDGGTLTVKTEQVTLGAEYVATYGYGKPGTYALLTASDTGQGMDAETQKQIFDPFFTTKDVGKGTGLGLAVVYGIIKGHDGFINVYSEPGLGTTFRIYLPLKVQKAVESTAPSPEAAPARGTETILLAEDNDLVRDLVMSVLTMHGYAVIEAIDGSEAVRKFCENADRIDLLLLDLIMPKMNGNEAFAAICKIRPDIKVIFASGYAPETIREKVAFTDEVHLIAKPVTPVDLLRKVREVLDGVP, via the coding sequence ATGAAAGTACTGGTCGTTGATGATAACGCCGATGATCGCTATCTGCTGCGGCTCAACCTCGAGCATCAGGGCTGCACGGTTATCGAGGCGGCAGATGGCGCGGAAGGGCTGCAACTGGCGAAGGACGTCAAGCCGGATCTGATCGTCTCAGATGCGCTCATGCCGGTCATGGACGGTTTTCAGCTCCTGCGAAGACTCAAGTCCGACGAAGCCCTGCGAACCATCCCCTTCATCTTTTACTCCTCGGTCTATACCGACGGTGTCGAGGCGGACCTTGCCGCCGCCTCAGGCTCCGAGGCTTTTATCATCAAACCGAGGGATCCCCAGGAATTTTGGGAGGAATTGCAGAGAATCATGGGAGATCGAGAACACAAAAAAGATGGAATGGTTAGCATCAGCTTGATAGGGGAAACAGATTTTCTCGGTCAATACAGTCAGATGGTGGCAACCCGTCTGGAGGGAAAAGTCAAGGAACTCGAAGCTGTCAAGGTGACCTTGAAGAGTAGCGAAGCGCGCTTTCGCGCCACCTTTGAGCAGGCAGCGGTCGGCATCGCCCATGTCGGTATCGACGGGCGCTGGCTGATGGTCAATGACAAACTGTGCGAGATAATCGGCTATAGCCGTGAGGAGCTGCTGACCAGGAGCTTTCAGGAGATCACCCATGACGACGATCTCGAAAAGAACCTGGACTCCATGCAACAACTCCTGGCCGATGAGGTAAAAACGTATTCTCTGGAGAAGCGTTATCACCGTAAAGACGGGTCGCTAGTCTGGATCAACCTTACGGTCTCGCTGGTGCACGATGATCAAGGGGAGCCGGACTATTTTATCTCTGTCATCGAGGCGATTGACGATCGCAAAAAGATCGAGGCGCAGCTCCGCCAGAGCCAGAAGATGGAGTCCATCGGCACTCTGGCCGGTGGTATCGCGCATGATTTTAATAATATCCTGACCGCCATTATCGGCTATGGCACTATGGCCCTGATGAAGATGACGGAGGATAATCCGCAGCGGCTGAATATCGAGCAGATGATCTCTGGCGCGAACCGGGCCGCTCGTCTCACCCGGGATCTCCTCCTCTTCAGCAGAAAACAGCCCTTTGTGCGCGAGATTGTCGATTTGAATGAAATTCTCAGGAAGGTTGAGCCCTTTCTGCTTCGGGTGATTGGTGAGGATATCGAGTGCAAGATCCTGCCACAGGAGGAGCCCACCCCGGTCTTCGCCGATGACCATCAGATTGAGCAGGTGCTGATGAACCTTGCCACGAATGCGCGCGATGCCATGACTGACGGCGGCACCTTAACGGTGAAGACAGAGCAGGTCACTCTCGGTGCAGAATATGTGGCGACCTATGGCTACGGCAAGCCGGGCACATATGCGCTCTTGACCGCATCGGACACCGGCCAGGGGATGGATGCCGAGACGCAAAAGCAGATCTTCGACCCTTTCTTCACAACCAAGGATGTCGGTAAAGGGACGGGGCTCGGACTGGCGGTCGTCTACGGCATTATCAAGGGGCATGACGGCTTTATTAACGTCTACAGCGAGCCCGGTCTGGGGACGACCTTCCGTATCTATCTGCCGTTGAAGGTGCAAAAGGCCGTGGAATCGACCGCTCCGTCCCCAGAGGCTGCGCCGGCCCGGGGGACGGAGACCATCCTTCTGGCCGAGGATAATGACCTGGTGCGGGATCTGGTGATGAGTGTGCTGACGATGCACGGTTATGCGGTGATCGAGGCGATCGACGGCAGCGAGGCAGTGCGCAAATTCTGTGAAAACGCTGACAGGATCGACCTGCTCCTCCTCGATCTGATCATGCCGAAGATGAACGGCAACGAGGCTTTTGCGGCGATTTGCAAGATTCGCCCCGACATAAAGGTCATCTTTGCCAGCGGTTATGCGCCCGAGACGATTCGGGAAAAGGTGGCATTTACCGACGAGGTTCACCTGATTGCCAAGCCGGTCACTCCCGTGGATCTGTTACGCAAGGTGCGGGAGGTGCTCGATGGCGTTCCCTGA
- a CDS encoding CDP-diacylglycerol--serine O-phosphatidyltransferase, with product MSHHKRPKPFAMIREFHLADWFTLGNAVCGTGALFSMLTYLQNGDVIHIYFAGGMVAAAFVFDVLDGRIARWRQTSSGMGRELDSLADVISFGVAPAVIAYGCGMQGLYDRIVLTYFVACGVSRLARYNVTADALSDAGGKVKYFEGTPIPTSLLLVIILCVAAAQGAVRDQLWFGKVLFAGFTLHPLVLIFALSGSLMISRIRIPKL from the coding sequence ATGTCACATCATAAACGCCCCAAACCCTTCGCCATGATCCGCGAGTTTCATCTTGCCGACTGGTTCACTCTCGGCAATGCCGTCTGTGGCACCGGCGCCCTCTTTTCGATGCTGACCTATCTGCAAAATGGCGACGTCATCCATATCTACTTTGCCGGCGGAATGGTCGCGGCGGCCTTCGTCTTTGATGTTCTCGATGGCCGGATTGCCCGCTGGCGGCAGACGAGTTCGGGGATGGGACGGGAGCTCGACTCTCTTGCCGATGTCATCTCCTTCGGGGTCGCACCGGCGGTAATTGCCTATGGCTGCGGCATGCAGGGCTTATACGACCGTATCGTCCTGACCTACTTTGTCGCCTGCGGCGTCTCGCGTCTGGCGCGCTACAATGTGACCGCCGATGCCCTTTCCGATGCCGGGGGCAAGGTGAAGTACTTCGAAGGAACGCCGATTCCGACCTCGCTGCTGCTGGTCATCATCCTTTGTGTCGCCGCCGCTCAGGGGGCGGTACGCGACCAACTCTGGTTCGGCAAGGTCCTCTTTGCCGGCTTCACCCTCCATCCCCTCGTACTGATTTTTGCCCTTTCCGGCTCATTGATGATCAGTCGTATCCGTATCCCCAAGCTCTGA
- a CDS encoding diguanylate cyclase: MKFRTKRKINPLALFYLKISLVISLVILAVYAGIYQRNNRLLLDALRQQAASYYDLIVRVRHWNAGYGGVYVEKKIGMEANPFLREVGIEAEKETVDGSLLLLKNPALMTREISTILSDVNKIQFHITSLQLLNKENAPDEFEQRALKKFVDGEGEFWELESRDSGPVFRYMAPLLLERACEQCHFKFNYNLGDVRGGISVTIPFSQTAAVMADNRFTIISLSLLTLALLLGSTYIMLNNLGTKLDAAQEALLEASIRDELTGLHNRRYLMTRLNEEFERARRKGTAMGLLMMDIDHFKIVNDTYGHPAGDEVLRSIAQTLASMLREYDVGGRYGGEEFAVVLTETTPVDMVRLAERIREKIEQLDDHGKATGIHVTISIGVAVLNDTDTTETLLQRADSALYRAKEEGRNRTVLV; this comes from the coding sequence ATGAAGTTCCGAACCAAACGGAAAATTAATCCCCTCGCCCTTTTCTATCTGAAGATCTCACTGGTGATCTCGCTGGTCATCCTTGCCGTCTATGCCGGCATCTACCAAAGAAATAACCGGCTCCTTCTCGATGCTCTCCGACAGCAGGCCGCCTCCTATTACGATTTGATCGTCCGGGTGCGCCACTGGAATGCCGGTTATGGCGGCGTCTATGTCGAAAAGAAAATCGGCATGGAGGCCAATCCTTTTCTGCGGGAAGTCGGGATAGAAGCAGAAAAGGAGACGGTGGACGGCAGTCTGCTCCTCCTGAAAAATCCGGCATTGATGACTCGGGAAATATCGACCATTCTCAGTGACGTCAACAAGATCCAGTTCCACATCACCAGTCTGCAACTGCTGAACAAAGAGAACGCTCCCGATGAGTTCGAGCAGCGGGCCTTAAAAAAGTTTGTCGATGGTGAAGGTGAATTCTGGGAGCTGGAGTCGCGTGATTCCGGACCGGTCTTCCGTTACATGGCACCGCTCCTCCTTGAGCGCGCCTGTGAGCAATGCCATTTCAAGTTTAATTACAATCTCGGTGATGTCCGCGGCGGCATCAGTGTGACCATCCCCTTTAGCCAGACCGCGGCGGTGATGGCTGATAATCGTTTCACGATTATCAGCCTCTCCCTTCTGACTCTGGCCCTGCTCCTCGGTTCGACTTACATCATGCTCAACAATCTCGGCACAAAGCTCGACGCGGCGCAGGAGGCGCTGCTGGAAGCGTCGATCCGCGATGAACTGACGGGCTTGCACAACCGCCGCTATCTCATGACGCGACTCAATGAGGAGTTCGAACGGGCCCGGCGCAAAGGGACGGCGATGGGGTTGCTGATGATGGATATCGACCATTTCAAGATCGTCAATGACACCTACGGCCACCCGGCGGGGGATGAAGTCTTAAGGAGTATCGCTCAGACTCTGGCGAGTATGTTGCGCGAATATGACGTCGGCGGACGCTACGGCGGCGAGGAATTCGCCGTGGTGCTGACCGAAACGACTCCTGTTGATATGGTCAGGCTGGCGGAGCGTATTCGTGAAAAGATCGAGCAGCTGGATGATCACGGCAAAGCCACCGGCATTCATGTTACCATCAGCATCGGCGTGGCAGTTCTGAATGATACCGATACGACCGAGACTTTGCTGCAACGCGCCGATTCGGCCCTGTATCGGGCCAAGGAAGAGGGGCGGAACCGGACGGTGCTGGTGTAA
- a CDS encoding long-chain fatty acid--CoA ligase: protein MSRKTDIISPEAAPTLPALFAERVRRTPKACAYLRFDLQGSCCDECITWEDTAALAGRWQTALIGEKLLPGDRVAVMLRNSLEWAVFDQAALGLGLVIVPLFVNDRPDNFAYIIEQTGARFLLIEGGVQWEVIKSVQTRLRSLVRIVSLTPACTVDCDPRLVELADWLPKAPAPYDGGSAAADDLATIVYTSGTTGNPKGVMLTHANILSNAFAGLSRVPIYPDDLFLSFLPLSHTLERTAGYYLAIMAGARVAHVRSLEKLADDLPVVRPTVVISVPRVFERIHTRVMAKVAMAPSWKQQLFALTVAVGWQRFLHQQGRGSWSLRFLLWPLLQRLIADKVLTALGGRLRLAISGGAPLNPEVARLFIALGLPILQGYGLTETSPVVAVNSAADNHPETVGQPLPGVAIKIAANGELLIKGDCVMAGYWQNPAATAAIIDREGWLHSGDLVTITPTGHIAITGRLKEIIVLSNGEKIPPADIELAITTDPLFEQVLVVGEGRPYLGVLVVLNAAEWEKLGGSALNQRAVEELLLARIATRMSHFPGYAQIRRVQVTTTPWEVANGLLTATLKLRRPQLFSYYAAEIAALYAGH from the coding sequence ATGAGCAGGAAAACGGATATTATCTCCCCTGAGGCCGCGCCAACTCTTCCCGCCCTCTTTGCCGAACGGGTGCGGCGTACGCCCAAGGCCTGTGCCTACCTCCGCTTCGATCTGCAAGGGAGCTGCTGCGACGAATGTATCACCTGGGAAGATACCGCCGCTCTCGCCGGCCGCTGGCAGACCGCCCTCATCGGGGAAAAGCTCCTCCCCGGCGACCGGGTCGCGGTCATGCTCCGTAACAGCCTCGAATGGGCGGTCTTCGATCAGGCCGCCCTTGGTCTCGGACTGGTGATCGTCCCCCTTTTTGTCAACGATCGTCCTGACAACTTTGCTTATATCATCGAACAGACCGGAGCACGCTTCCTCCTCATCGAGGGGGGAGTGCAATGGGAGGTGATCAAGAGTGTGCAGACCCGTCTTCGCAGTCTTGTCCGCATCGTCTCTTTGACCCCTGCCTGTACGGTCGATTGCGATCCCCGTCTGGTTGAACTTGCCGACTGGCTGCCGAAGGCGCCCGCTCCCTATGACGGCGGCAGCGCCGCCGCCGATGATCTGGCGACGATCGTCTACACCTCGGGAACGACCGGAAATCCCAAAGGGGTGATGCTGACTCATGCCAACATCCTCTCCAATGCCTTTGCCGGCTTGAGCCGGGTACCGATCTATCCCGACGATCTCTTCCTCTCCTTCCTCCCCCTTTCCCATACACTGGAACGGACCGCCGGTTACTATCTGGCGATCATGGCCGGCGCCCGGGTGGCCCATGTCCGCTCTTTGGAGAAGCTCGCCGACGACCTGCCGGTGGTGCGGCCGACGGTGGTGATCTCGGTGCCGCGGGTCTTCGAGCGCATCCATACGCGCGTTATGGCGAAGGTAGCGATGGCACCGTCCTGGAAGCAGCAGCTCTTTGCCTTGACGGTCGCAGTCGGCTGGCAGCGGTTTCTTCATCAACAGGGGCGGGGGAGCTGGTCACTGCGATTCCTCCTCTGGCCGTTGCTGCAACGCCTGATTGCCGATAAAGTCCTCACTGCCCTGGGCGGCCGGCTGCGTCTGGCGATCAGTGGCGGCGCTCCTTTGAATCCCGAAGTCGCCCGTCTCTTTATCGCTCTCGGCCTGCCGATTTTGCAGGGCTACGGCCTCACCGAGACCAGCCCGGTGGTCGCCGTCAACAGTGCAGCCGACAATCACCCCGAGACCGTCGGTCAGCCGCTGCCGGGAGTGGCTATCAAGATCGCCGCTAATGGTGAACTGCTGATCAAGGGCGACTGCGTCATGGCCGGCTATTGGCAGAATCCGGCAGCCACCGCTGCGATCATCGACCGGGAGGGCTGGCTGCATAGCGGCGATCTCGTTACCATTACCCCTACCGGCCACATCGCCATTACCGGGCGCCTCAAAGAGATCATCGTCCTTTCTAATGGTGAGAAGATCCCTCCGGCCGATATTGAGCTGGCCATCACCACCGATCCCCTTTTTGAGCAGGTGCTGGTCGTCGGCGAAGGCCGGCCCTATCTCGGAGTGCTCGTCGTCCTCAATGCTGCGGAATGGGAGAAGCTGGGGGGCTCGGCTCTTAATCAACGGGCCGTTGAAGAGCTGCTGCTGGCCAGGATCGCCACCCGCATGAGCCATTTCCCCGGCTACGCGCAGATTCGTCGGGTGCAGGTGACCACCACCCCCTGGGAGGTAGCGAACGGGCTGTTGACCGCCACCCTGAAGCTGCGCCGCCCGCAACTTTTCAGTTATTATGCCGCCGAGATCGCTGCTCTTTACGCCGGTCATTAA
- a CDS encoding crotonase, translated as MTEQPYNHWYFALDGEGIGWLTLDKAGSSTNSLSQSVLEELDLLLGVIAAAPPKALILRSGKTSGFIAGADVTEFTTISDEVTALALISRGQSILSKLAALPLPTIALIHGFCLGGGLELALACRYRIASDDAATRLGLPEVQLGIHPGFGGTVRLTALVGDLTAMELMLSGRTLAARAAHKIGLVDYAIPRRHLENAARAMVATPPSRKLLPWREWALALLPKALIAGRMRRSVAAKADRQHYPAPYALIDLWQNFGSHDKANYAAEAASVARLITGSTARNLLRVFLLQEELKATGRGTGTPIRRVHVIGGGTMGGDIAIWCALQGLEVTIQDLDTARLGQVVKRGAALFSRQLKEPRAIQTALDRLLPDPAGDGVAKADLVIEAIFEDADAKRNLYRQIEPRLRPDAILATNTSSIPLQELASVLTRPERLIGLHFFNPVDKMQLVEVVSSPQSDDAILQRGAAFVLAIKRLPLAVSSSPGFLVNRILMPYLLEAVTLVGEGNDPAQVDRAATAFGMPMGPIRLADTVGLDICLSVATILSRHYPVEVPEKLDELVAAGHLGKKSGQGFYAYRHGEKGQRGGAVDPAISDRLILRLLNEAVACWREGVVSSGDHLDAGVIFGTGFAPFRGGPLQHIKASGAASLLARLQALEQVHGHRFTPDPGWQELVDAEVSRV; from the coding sequence ATGACTGAACAGCCTTATAATCATTGGTACTTTGCGCTGGATGGGGAGGGGATCGGCTGGCTGACCCTCGACAAGGCGGGAAGCTCGACCAACAGCTTGTCACAGTCGGTTCTTGAAGAACTCGACCTCCTTCTTGGCGTCATCGCCGCTGCCCCGCCCAAGGCGCTGATCCTCCGCTCCGGCAAGACGAGTGGCTTCATTGCCGGCGCCGATGTTACCGAATTTACAACGATCAGCGATGAAGTCACGGCGCTGGCGCTGATTAGCCGTGGCCAGAGCATCCTGTCCAAACTGGCGGCGCTACCACTGCCGACGATTGCCCTGATTCACGGTTTCTGCCTCGGCGGCGGCCTCGAATTGGCTCTGGCCTGCCGTTACCGGATCGCCAGCGACGATGCCGCTACCCGTCTCGGCCTCCCGGAAGTGCAGCTCGGCATTCACCCCGGCTTCGGCGGTACAGTGCGATTGACCGCGCTGGTCGGCGACCTCACCGCGATGGAGCTGATGCTCAGCGGCCGCACCCTGGCGGCCAGGGCAGCGCACAAGATCGGGCTGGTCGATTACGCTATCCCGCGCCGGCATCTGGAGAATGCGGCCCGCGCCATGGTCGCGACGCCGCCGTCGCGCAAACTTCTCCCCTGGCGCGAGTGGGCGCTGGCCCTCCTCCCCAAGGCGCTCATTGCCGGGCGGATGCGCCGCAGTGTTGCCGCCAAGGCAGATCGTCAGCATTATCCCGCCCCCTACGCCCTGATCGACCTGTGGCAGAACTTTGGTTCCCACGATAAAGCCAATTACGCCGCCGAGGCCGCTTCGGTTGCCCGCCTCATTACCGGCAGCACCGCCCGCAACCTGCTGCGCGTCTTCCTGCTGCAGGAAGAGCTCAAAGCGACGGGGCGTGGGACGGGGACTCCGATCCGCCGGGTCCATGTCATTGGCGGCGGCACCATGGGGGGCGACATCGCCATCTGGTGTGCGTTGCAAGGGCTGGAGGTGACGATTCAGGATCTTGATACCGCCCGACTCGGCCAGGTAGTAAAGCGTGGCGCCGCCCTCTTCAGCCGTCAGCTCAAGGAGCCGCGCGCCATCCAGACCGCCCTCGACCGCCTCCTCCCTGATCCAGCCGGGGATGGCGTCGCCAAGGCCGATCTGGTGATCGAGGCAATTTTTGAAGATGCCGACGCCAAGCGGAACCTGTACCGGCAGATCGAACCGCGTCTGCGACCGGACGCGATCCTGGCAACCAACACCTCGAGCATCCCCCTGCAAGAGCTTGCCAGCGTTCTGACCCGGCCGGAGCGTCTTATCGGCCTGCACTTCTTCAATCCCGTCGACAAGATGCAGCTGGTCGAAGTGGTGAGCAGCCCGCAAAGCGACGACGCCATCCTCCAGCGCGGCGCTGCCTTTGTCCTCGCCATCAAGCGCCTCCCCCTGGCGGTGAGCAGTTCTCCCGGCTTCCTCGTCAACCGCATCCTCATGCCGTATCTTTTGGAAGCGGTGACCCTGGTCGGGGAGGGGAACGACCCGGCGCAGGTTGATCGGGCCGCCACCGCTTTCGGCATGCCGATGGGGCCGATTCGCCTCGCCGATACTGTCGGTCTCGACATCTGCCTGTCAGTGGCGACCATCCTGTCCCGCCATTATCCGGTCGAGGTCCCGGAAAAGCTGGATGAACTGGTCGCTGCCGGTCACCTTGGCAAGAAGAGTGGCCAGGGCTTTTATGCATATCGTCACGGCGAGAAGGGACAAAGGGGAGGGGCGGTTGATCCCGCCATCAGCGATCGGCTGATTCTCCGTCTCCTCAATGAAGCCGTGGCCTGCTGGCGGGAAGGGGTGGTCAGCAGTGGCGACCATCTCGATGCCGGCGTCATCTTCGGCACCGGCTTTGCCCCTTTCCGCGGCGGGCCACTGCAACATATCAAAGCCAGCGGCGCTGCCTCTCTCCTGGCGCGGCTGCAAGCGCTGGAGCAGGTGCATGGCCATCGCTTTACTCCTGATCCCGGCTGGCAGGAACTGGTCGACGCTGAGGTTTCCCGAGTATGA